A region from the Vicinamibacterales bacterium genome encodes:
- a CDS encoding sulfatase-like hydrolase/transferase, which produces MSKRRRRAEPAPPAPASRPSAPAGPDTPRPTARRSWTPLVVLVAAAAVLSAGVAWYRSGGSPAAIVDRSADQNVLLVTIDTLRADAIGAGVGPGRAATPTIDGLARRGARFDFAHSQAVVTLPSHTSILTGRFPFDHGVRDNNGFRLAASMPTLAARLRAQGFATAAFVGAYVLDSRFGLDAGFDRYDDRLQTSDAPTDIAIPERRAEVVVALAREWLAAHRGGKWFLWVHVFDPHAPYDPPAPYDATYKDRPYAGEVAYTDGALAPLLADADAIADRPTLVVLTGDHGEALGDHGEMTHGLFAYEPTLHVPLVVAQVGSGRRGEPAATSEAPVRHVDIVPTVLDALGMPAAEGLPGWSLLKTLDGQPAPDTTSYFEALTTSLNRGWAPLRGVVVGRDKFIDLPVPEVYDLAADAAEAHNLFDADPVRRRPLQARLSSLNAALPGERQAESPEVLRRLRALGYVAGNDTAPRRTEYGVEDDPKRLVEIELQIHRGVELIERGELDEAQRVYGEIVAARPDIAVAYRHLGYIHWRRGDAAGAIAVLKGAIARGLASPDLRAQLGTYLSEAGAAPEAVALLEDQRTADPPDEEALRALGMAYARSGRPGDALQVFDRVLAAAPDDAMALQNAGAALLTAGDAAGARERFQKAIAVDAALAPAYTGLGVAEASRGDIPAAITAWRRAVELDPREFDAMHNLALALLRTNPAEARPVIERFVREAPRALYGPDIAELERLLSRR; this is translated from the coding sequence ATGAGCAAGCGGAGGAGGCGCGCGGAGCCCGCGCCGCCGGCGCCGGCGTCCCGGCCATCCGCCCCCGCCGGTCCCGACACGCCACGTCCGACGGCCCGGCGATCCTGGACCCCGCTGGTCGTCCTCGTGGCGGCCGCGGCGGTGCTCTCGGCCGGGGTGGCCTGGTATCGATCCGGCGGATCCCCGGCGGCGATCGTCGATCGCTCGGCCGATCAGAACGTGCTGCTCGTCACGATCGACACCTTGCGCGCCGACGCGATCGGCGCCGGAGTCGGACCCGGGCGGGCGGCCACGCCCACCATCGACGGCCTGGCCCGGCGCGGCGCGCGGTTCGACTTCGCGCACTCGCAGGCGGTCGTGACCCTGCCATCGCACACGAGCATCCTCACCGGCCGCTTCCCCTTCGACCACGGTGTCCGCGACAACAACGGCTTCCGGCTCGCCGCCTCGATGCCCACGCTGGCGGCCCGGCTGAGGGCGCAGGGCTTCGCCACCGCCGCGTTCGTCGGGGCCTACGTCCTCGACTCGCGGTTCGGGCTCGACGCGGGATTCGACCGCTACGACGACCGGCTGCAGACCTCCGACGCGCCCACCGACATCGCCATTCCCGAACGCCGGGCCGAGGTCGTCGTGGCCCTCGCCCGCGAGTGGCTGGCCGCGCACCGCGGCGGCAAGTGGTTCCTGTGGGTCCACGTCTTCGACCCGCACGCGCCGTACGACCCGCCGGCGCCGTACGACGCAACCTACAAGGACAGGCCGTACGCGGGGGAAGTCGCCTACACGGACGGGGCGCTGGCGCCGCTGCTGGCCGACGCGGACGCCATCGCCGACCGTCCGACGCTGGTCGTGCTCACGGGCGACCACGGCGAGGCACTCGGCGATCACGGTGAGATGACGCACGGGCTCTTCGCGTACGAGCCGACGCTGCACGTGCCGCTGGTGGTGGCGCAGGTCGGGTCCGGACGCCGTGGCGAGCCGGCGGCGACCTCCGAGGCGCCCGTGCGCCACGTGGACATCGTGCCGACGGTGCTCGACGCGCTGGGAATGCCGGCGGCGGAGGGCCTGCCCGGGTGGTCGCTGCTGAAGACGCTGGACGGCCAGCCCGCGCCCGACACGACGTCGTACTTCGAGGCGCTGACCACCTCGCTCAACCGGGGCTGGGCGCCGCTCAGGGGCGTGGTCGTGGGCCGCGACAAGTTCATCGACCTCCCGGTGCCGGAGGTGTACGACCTGGCGGCCGACGCCGCCGAGGCGCACAACCTCTTCGACGCGGACCCGGTCCGGCGCCGACCGCTCCAGGCCAGGCTCTCGTCGCTGAACGCGGCCCTGCCCGGCGAGCGCCAGGCCGAGTCGCCCGAGGTCCTGCGCCGGCTGCGCGCGCTCGGCTACGTGGCCGGCAACGACACGGCGCCCCGGCGCACCGAGTACGGCGTGGAGGACGACCCGAAGCGGCTCGTCGAGATCGAGCTGCAGATCCACCGCGGCGTCGAGCTCATCGAGCGGGGCGAGCTGGACGAGGCGCAGCGCGTCTACGGCGAGATCGTCGCGGCCCGCCCCGACATCGCGGTGGCCTATCGTCATCTGGGCTACATCCACTGGCGCCGCGGCGACGCCGCCGGCGCCATTGCCGTGCTCAAGGGCGCGATCGCGCGCGGCCTGGCGTCGCCGGATCTGCGCGCGCAGCTCGGCACCTACCTGTCCGAGGCCGGCGCGGCGCCCGAGGCCGTCGCGCTGCTCGAGGACCAGCGGACCGCCGACCCGCCCGACGAGGAGGCGCTGCGCGCGCTCGGCATGGCGTACGCCCGCTCCGGGCGGCCGGGCGATGCGCTGCAGGTCTTCGACCGGGTGCTGGCCGCCGCGCCCGACGACGCCATGGCCCTGCAGAACGCGGGGGCGGCGCTGCTCACGGCCGGCGACGCCGCGGGGGCGCGCGAACGCTTCCAGAAGGCCATTGCCGTCGACGCCGCCCTCGCCCCCGCCTACACGGGGCTCGGGGTGGCCGAGGCGAGCCGCGGCGACATCCCGGCGGCCATCACGGCCTGGCGGCGGGCCGTCGAGCTGGATCCGCGCGAGTTCGACGCCATGCACAATCTGGCGCTGGCGCTGCTCCGGACCAACCCCGCCGAGGCGCGGCCCGTCATCGAGCGCTTCGTGCGCGAGGCGCCGCGCGCGCTCTACGGTCCGGACATCGCAGAGCTCGAACGGCTGCTGTCCCGCCGGTGA